One Desulfobulbus propionicus DSM 2032 DNA segment encodes these proteins:
- the hemC gene encoding hydroxymethylbilane synthase has protein sequence MRTLLRIGTRASLLAVTQSTWVKTQIEQAHPGTRVELVKITTKGDRILDVPLAKVGGKGLFVKEIEDALLAGEVDLAVHSMKDVPTELPEGLHIGVIPVRETPYDAFLSKTCTTLADLPQGATIGTSSLRRKSQLMALRPDLDIVDLRGNIDTRLRKLDEGVYDAIILAGAGLRRLHLEHRITALLEPTQMLPAISQGALGIELRQDDTELADGLRFLHHGETAVAVEAERAFLLRLEGGCQVPIAAHATLDSGSVTLTGLIASVDGRQILKEATTGPAEQAARLGAQLAQTLLDRGGKAILDAVYCSASTSPHSPLSA, from the coding sequence ATGAGAACATTGCTGCGCATAGGGACGCGCGCCAGCCTGCTGGCCGTGACCCAATCGACCTGGGTCAAGACCCAGATTGAACAGGCCCATCCGGGAACCCGGGTGGAGTTGGTGAAAATCACCACCAAGGGGGATCGCATCCTCGACGTGCCGCTGGCCAAGGTCGGCGGCAAGGGGTTGTTTGTCAAGGAGATCGAAGACGCCCTCCTGGCCGGTGAGGTCGACCTGGCGGTGCATTCGATGAAGGATGTGCCCACCGAACTGCCGGAGGGGTTGCACATCGGCGTCATTCCGGTGCGGGAAACGCCCTACGATGCCTTTCTCTCCAAGACATGCACCACGCTTGCCGATCTGCCGCAGGGCGCCACCATCGGCACCTCCAGCCTGCGGCGCAAATCACAGCTGATGGCGCTGCGGCCAGACCTGGACATCGTTGATCTGCGCGGCAACATCGACACCCGGCTACGCAAGCTCGATGAGGGCGTCTATGACGCCATCATTCTGGCCGGCGCCGGACTGCGGCGTCTGCACTTGGAACACCGGATCACGGCCCTGCTGGAACCCACGCAAATGCTGCCGGCCATCAGCCAAGGAGCGCTGGGCATTGAACTGCGCCAGGATGACACCGAACTGGCCGACGGGCTGCGCTTCCTTCACCACGGAGAAACCGCCGTCGCCGTCGAGGCCGAACGCGCCTTTCTGCTGCGCCTGGAAGGCGGTTGCCAAGTGCCCATCGCGGCCCACGCCACGCTCGACAGCGGTTCGGTCACCCTGACGGGCCTGATTGCCAGCGTCGATGGCCGGCAAATCCTCAAGGAAGCAACTACCGGCCCAGCCGAGCAGGCAGCACGCCTCGGTGCGCAATTAGCGCAAACCTTGCTTGATCGAGGCGGCAAAGCCATTCTCGATGCGGTCTATTGCAGCGCATCAACGTCCCCCCATTCACCCCTTTCTGCCTGA